One Festucalex cinctus isolate MCC-2025b chromosome 1, RoL_Fcin_1.0, whole genome shotgun sequence genomic region harbors:
- the rpl23 gene encoding large ribosomal subunit protein uL14, translated as MSKRGRGGSSGAKFRISLGLPVGAVINCADNTGAKNLYIISVKGIKGRLNRLPAAGVGDMVMATVKKGKPELRKKVHPAVVIRQRKSYRRKDGVFLYFEDNAGVIVNNKGEMKGSAITGPVAKECADLWPRIASNAGSIA; from the exons ATGTCGAAGAGAG GACGTGGGGGTTCATCCGGAGCGAAGTTCCGAATCTCTTTGGGTCTTCCAGTGGGAGCGGTTATTAACTGTGCCGACAACACTG GTGCCAAGAATCTTTATATCATCTCAGTGAAGGGCATCAAAGGGCGTCTTAACCGGCTGCCTGCTGCTGGAGTGGGTGACATGGTGATGGCAACAGTCAAGAAAGGAAAGCCTGAGCTCAGGAAGAAAG TGCATCCTGCGGTTGTGATCAGGCAGCGGAAGTCCTATCGGCGAAAAGATGGAGTCTTTCTCTACTTTGAGGACAATGCCGGTgtcattgtaaataataaaggGGAAATGAAAG GTTCTGCTATTACTGGCCCAGTAGCCAAGGAGTGCGCTGATCTTTGGCCCAGGATTGCATCGAATGCTGGCAGCATTGCCTGA